In Mus musculus strain C57BL/6J chromosome 1, GRCm38.p6 C57BL/6J, a single genomic region encodes these proteins:
- the Ncstn gene encoding nicastrin precursor: MATTRGGSGPDPGSRGLLLLSFSVVLAGLCGGNSVERKIYIPLNKTAPCVRLLNATHQIGCQSSISGDTGVIHVVEKEEDLKWVLTDGPNPPYMVLLEGKLFTRDVMEKLKGTTSRIAGLAVTLAKPNSTSSFSPSVQCPNDGFGIYSNSYGPEFAHCKKTLWNELGNGLAYEDFSFPIFLLEDENETKVIKQCYQDHNLGQNGSAPSFPLCAMQLFSHMHAVISTATCMRRSFIQSTFSINPEIVCDPLSDYNVWSMLKPINTSVGLEPDVRVVVAATRLDSRSFFWNVAPGAESAVASFVTQLAAAEALHKAPDVTTLSRNVMFVFFQGETFDYIGSSRMVYDMENGKFPVRLENIDSFVELGQVALRTSLDLWMHTDPMSQKNESVKNQVEDLLATLEKSGAGVPEVVLRRLAQSQALPPSSLQRFLRARNISGVVLADHSGSFHNRYYQSIYDTAENINVTYPEWQSPEEDLNFVTDTAKALANVATVLARALYELAGGTNFSSSIQADPQTVTRLLYGFLVRANNSWFQSILKHDLRSYLDDRPLQHYIAVSSPTNTTYVVQYALANLTGKATNLTREQCQDPSKVPNESKDLYEYSWVQGPWNSNRTERLPQCVRSTVRLARALSPAFELSQWSSTEYSTWAESRWKDIQARIFLIASKELEFITLIVGFSTLVFSLIVTYCINAKADVLFVAPREPGAVSY; encoded by the exons ATGGCTACGACTAGGGGCGGCTCTGGGCCTGACCCAGGAAGTCGGGgtcttcttcttctgtctttttccgTGGTACTGGCAG GATTGTGTGGGGGAAACTCAGTGGAGAGGAAAATCTACATTCCCTTAAATAAAACAGCTCCTTGTGTCCGCCTGCTCAACGCCACTCATCAGATTGGCTGCCAGT CTTCAATTAGTGGGGATACAGGGGTTATCCATGtagtggagaaagaagaagaccTGAAGTGGGTGTTGACCGATGGCCCCAACCCCCCTTACATGGTTCTGCTGGAGGGCAAGCTCTTCACCAG AGATGTAATGGAGAAGCTGAAGGGAACAACCAGTAGAATCGCTGGTCTTGCCGTGACTCTAGCCAAGCCCAACTCAACTTCAAGCTTCTCTCCTAGTGTGCAGTGCCCAAATGATGGGTTTG GTATTTACTCCAACTCCTACGGGCCAGAGTTTGCTCACTGCAAGAAAACACTGTGGAATGAACTGGGCAACGGCTTGGCTTATGAAGACTTTAGTTTCCCCATCTTTCTTCTTGAAGATGAGAACGAAACCAAGGTCATCAAGCAG TGCTATCAAGATCACAACCTGGGTCAGAATGGCTCTGCACCAAGCTTCCCATTGTGTGCTATGCAGCTCTTCTCACACATGCACGCCGTCATCAGCACTGCCACCTGCATGCGGCGCAGCTTCATCCAGAGCACCTTCAGCATCAACCCAG AAATCGTCTGTGACCCCTTATCCGACTACAACGTATGGAGCATGCTTAAGCCTATAAATACATCTGTGGGACTAGAACCTGACGTCAGGGTTGTGGTTGCGGCCACACGG CTGGATAGCCGGTCCTTTTTCTGGAATGTGGCCCCAGGGGCTGAAAGTGCTGTAGCCTCCTTTGTCACTCAGCTGGCTGCAGCTGAAGCTTTGCACAAGGCACCTGATGTGACCACTCTATCCCGAAATGTGATGTTTGTCTTCTTCCAGGGG GAAACTTTTGACTACATTGGCAGCTCACGGATGGTCTATGATATGGAGAACGGCAAGTTTCCCGTGCGGCTCGAGAACATTGACTCCTTCGTGGAGCTGGGACAG GTGGCCCTAAGAACTTCACTAGATCTCTGGATGCACACAGATCCCATGTCTCAGAAAAATGAGTCTGTGAAAAACCAG GTGGAGGATCTTCTGGCCACTCTGGAGAAGAGCGGTGCTGGTGTCCCTGAAGTTGTCCTGAGGAGACTGGCCCAGTCCCAGGCCCTTCCACCTTCGTCTCTACAACGATTTCTTCGGGCTCGAAACATCTCTGGCGTGGTCCTGGCTGACCACTCTGGCTCCTTCCACAATCG GTATTACCAGAGCATTTATGACACGGCTGAGAACATTAATGTGACCTATCCTGAGtggcagagcccagaagaggacCTCAACTTTGTGACAGACACTGCCAAG GCACTGGCGAATGTGGCCACAGTGCTGGCGCGTGCACTGTATGAGCTTGCAGGAGGAACCAACTTCAGCAGCTCCATCCAGGCTGATCCCCAGACA GTTACACGTCTGCTCTATGGGTTCCTGGTTAGAGCTAACAACTCATGGTTTCAGTCGATCTTGAAACATGACCTAAGGTCCTATTTGG ATGACAGGCCTCTTCAACACTACATCGCCGTCTCCAGCCCTACCAACACGACTTACGTTGTGCAGTACGCCTTGGCAAACCTGACTGGCAAGGCGACCAACCTCACCCGAGAGCAGTGCCAGGATCCAAGTAAAGTCCCAAATGAGAGCAAGGAT TTATATGAATACTCGTGGGTACAAGGCCCTTGGAATTCCAACAGGACAGAGAGGCTCCCACAGTGTGTGCGCTCCACAGTGCGACTGGCCAGGGCCTTGTCCCCTGCCTTTGAACTGAGTCAGTGGAGCTCCACAGAATACTCTACGTGGGCGGAGAGCCGCTGGAAAGACATCCAAGCTCGGATATTCCTAATTGCCAGCAAAGAGCTTGAG TTCATCACGCTGATCGTGGGCTTCAGCACCCTTGTCTTCTCCCTCATCGTCACCTACTGCATCAATGCCAAAGCCGACGTCCTTTTCGTTGCTCCCCGAGAGCCAGGAGCTGTGTCTTACTGA
- the Ncstn gene encoding nicastrin isoform X1, translated as MPRSLFKAQPPHQPSKGTGLCGGNSVERKIYIPLNKTAPCVRLLNATHQIGCQSSISGDTGVIHVVEKEEDLKWVLTDGPNPPYMVLLEGKLFTRDVMEKLKGTTSRIAGLAVTLAKPNSTSSFSPSVQCPNDGFGIYSNSYGPEFAHCKKTLWNELGNGLAYEDFSFPIFLLEDENETKVIKQCYQDHNLGQNGSAPSFPLCAMQLFSHMHAVISTATCMRRSFIQSTFSINPEIVCDPLSDYNVWSMLKPINTSVGLEPDVRVVVAATRLDSRSFFWNVAPGAESAVASFVTQLAAAEALHKAPDVTTLSRNVMFVFFQGETFDYIGSSRMVYDMENGKFPVRLENIDSFVELGQVALRTSLDLWMHTDPMSQKNESVKNQVEDLLATLEKSGAGVPEVVLRRLAQSQALPPSSLQRFLRARNISGVVLADHSGSFHNRYYQSIYDTAENINVTYPEWQSPEEDLNFVTDTAKALANVATVLARALYELAGGTNFSSSIQADPQTVTRLLYGFLVRANNSWFQSILKHDLRSYLDDRPLQHYIAVSSPTNTTYVVQYALANLTGKATNLTREQCQDPSKVPNESKDLYEYSWVQGPWNSNRTERLPQCVRSTVRLARALSPAFELSQWSSTEYSTWAESRWKDIQARIFLIASKELEFITLIVGFSTLVFSLIVTYCINAKADVLFVAPREPGAVSY; from the exons ATGCCTCGTTCTCTGTTTAAAGCCCAGCCACCCCATCAGCCATCAAAAGGGACAG GATTGTGTGGGGGAAACTCAGTGGAGAGGAAAATCTACATTCCCTTAAATAAAACAGCTCCTTGTGTCCGCCTGCTCAACGCCACTCATCAGATTGGCTGCCAGT CTTCAATTAGTGGGGATACAGGGGTTATCCATGtagtggagaaagaagaagaccTGAAGTGGGTGTTGACCGATGGCCCCAACCCCCCTTACATGGTTCTGCTGGAGGGCAAGCTCTTCACCAG AGATGTAATGGAGAAGCTGAAGGGAACAACCAGTAGAATCGCTGGTCTTGCCGTGACTCTAGCCAAGCCCAACTCAACTTCAAGCTTCTCTCCTAGTGTGCAGTGCCCAAATGATGGGTTTG GTATTTACTCCAACTCCTACGGGCCAGAGTTTGCTCACTGCAAGAAAACACTGTGGAATGAACTGGGCAACGGCTTGGCTTATGAAGACTTTAGTTTCCCCATCTTTCTTCTTGAAGATGAGAACGAAACCAAGGTCATCAAGCAG TGCTATCAAGATCACAACCTGGGTCAGAATGGCTCTGCACCAAGCTTCCCATTGTGTGCTATGCAGCTCTTCTCACACATGCACGCCGTCATCAGCACTGCCACCTGCATGCGGCGCAGCTTCATCCAGAGCACCTTCAGCATCAACCCAG AAATCGTCTGTGACCCCTTATCCGACTACAACGTATGGAGCATGCTTAAGCCTATAAATACATCTGTGGGACTAGAACCTGACGTCAGGGTTGTGGTTGCGGCCACACGG CTGGATAGCCGGTCCTTTTTCTGGAATGTGGCCCCAGGGGCTGAAAGTGCTGTAGCCTCCTTTGTCACTCAGCTGGCTGCAGCTGAAGCTTTGCACAAGGCACCTGATGTGACCACTCTATCCCGAAATGTGATGTTTGTCTTCTTCCAGGGG GAAACTTTTGACTACATTGGCAGCTCACGGATGGTCTATGATATGGAGAACGGCAAGTTTCCCGTGCGGCTCGAGAACATTGACTCCTTCGTGGAGCTGGGACAG GTGGCCCTAAGAACTTCACTAGATCTCTGGATGCACACAGATCCCATGTCTCAGAAAAATGAGTCTGTGAAAAACCAG GTGGAGGATCTTCTGGCCACTCTGGAGAAGAGCGGTGCTGGTGTCCCTGAAGTTGTCCTGAGGAGACTGGCCCAGTCCCAGGCCCTTCCACCTTCGTCTCTACAACGATTTCTTCGGGCTCGAAACATCTCTGGCGTGGTCCTGGCTGACCACTCTGGCTCCTTCCACAATCG GTATTACCAGAGCATTTATGACACGGCTGAGAACATTAATGTGACCTATCCTGAGtggcagagcccagaagaggacCTCAACTTTGTGACAGACACTGCCAAG GCACTGGCGAATGTGGCCACAGTGCTGGCGCGTGCACTGTATGAGCTTGCAGGAGGAACCAACTTCAGCAGCTCCATCCAGGCTGATCCCCAGACA GTTACACGTCTGCTCTATGGGTTCCTGGTTAGAGCTAACAACTCATGGTTTCAGTCGATCTTGAAACATGACCTAAGGTCCTATTTGG ATGACAGGCCTCTTCAACACTACATCGCCGTCTCCAGCCCTACCAACACGACTTACGTTGTGCAGTACGCCTTGGCAAACCTGACTGGCAAGGCGACCAACCTCACCCGAGAGCAGTGCCAGGATCCAAGTAAAGTCCCAAATGAGAGCAAGGAT TTATATGAATACTCGTGGGTACAAGGCCCTTGGAATTCCAACAGGACAGAGAGGCTCCCACAGTGTGTGCGCTCCACAGTGCGACTGGCCAGGGCCTTGTCCCCTGCCTTTGAACTGAGTCAGTGGAGCTCCACAGAATACTCTACGTGGGCGGAGAGCCGCTGGAAAGACATCCAAGCTCGGATATTCCTAATTGCCAGCAAAGAGCTTGAG TTCATCACGCTGATCGTGGGCTTCAGCACCCTTGTCTTCTCCCTCATCGTCACCTACTGCATCAATGCCAAAGCCGACGTCCTTTTCGTTGCTCCCCGAGAGCCAGGAGCTGTGTCTTACTGA
- the Ncstn gene encoding nicastrin isoform X2: MQLFSHMHAVISTATCMRRSFIQSTFSINPEIVCDPLSDYNVWSMLKPINTSVGLEPDVRVVVAATRLDSRSFFWNVAPGAESAVASFVTQLAAAEALHKAPDVTTLSRNVMFVFFQGETFDYIGSSRMVYDMENGKFPVRLENIDSFVELGQVALRTSLDLWMHTDPMSQKNESVKNQVEDLLATLEKSGAGVPEVVLRRLAQSQALPPSSLQRFLRARNISGVVLADHSGSFHNRYYQSIYDTAENINVTYPEWQSPEEDLNFVTDTAKALANVATVLARALYELAGGTNFSSSIQADPQTVTRLLYGFLVRANNSWFQSILKHDLRSYLDDRPLQHYIAVSSPTNTTYVVQYALANLTGKATNLTREQCQDPSKVPNESKDLYEYSWVQGPWNSNRTERLPQCVRSTVRLARALSPAFELSQWSSTEYSTWAESRWKDIQARIFLIASKELEFITLIVGFSTLVFSLIVTYCINAKADVLFVAPREPGAVSY, translated from the exons ATGCAGCTCTTCTCACACATGCACGCCGTCATCAGCACTGCCACCTGCATGCGGCGCAGCTTCATCCAGAGCACCTTCAGCATCAACCCAG AAATCGTCTGTGACCCCTTATCCGACTACAACGTATGGAGCATGCTTAAGCCTATAAATACATCTGTGGGACTAGAACCTGACGTCAGGGTTGTGGTTGCGGCCACACGG CTGGATAGCCGGTCCTTTTTCTGGAATGTGGCCCCAGGGGCTGAAAGTGCTGTAGCCTCCTTTGTCACTCAGCTGGCTGCAGCTGAAGCTTTGCACAAGGCACCTGATGTGACCACTCTATCCCGAAATGTGATGTTTGTCTTCTTCCAGGGG GAAACTTTTGACTACATTGGCAGCTCACGGATGGTCTATGATATGGAGAACGGCAAGTTTCCCGTGCGGCTCGAGAACATTGACTCCTTCGTGGAGCTGGGACAG GTGGCCCTAAGAACTTCACTAGATCTCTGGATGCACACAGATCCCATGTCTCAGAAAAATGAGTCTGTGAAAAACCAG GTGGAGGATCTTCTGGCCACTCTGGAGAAGAGCGGTGCTGGTGTCCCTGAAGTTGTCCTGAGGAGACTGGCCCAGTCCCAGGCCCTTCCACCTTCGTCTCTACAACGATTTCTTCGGGCTCGAAACATCTCTGGCGTGGTCCTGGCTGACCACTCTGGCTCCTTCCACAATCG GTATTACCAGAGCATTTATGACACGGCTGAGAACATTAATGTGACCTATCCTGAGtggcagagcccagaagaggacCTCAACTTTGTGACAGACACTGCCAAG GCACTGGCGAATGTGGCCACAGTGCTGGCGCGTGCACTGTATGAGCTTGCAGGAGGAACCAACTTCAGCAGCTCCATCCAGGCTGATCCCCAGACA GTTACACGTCTGCTCTATGGGTTCCTGGTTAGAGCTAACAACTCATGGTTTCAGTCGATCTTGAAACATGACCTAAGGTCCTATTTGG ATGACAGGCCTCTTCAACACTACATCGCCGTCTCCAGCCCTACCAACACGACTTACGTTGTGCAGTACGCCTTGGCAAACCTGACTGGCAAGGCGACCAACCTCACCCGAGAGCAGTGCCAGGATCCAAGTAAAGTCCCAAATGAGAGCAAGGAT TTATATGAATACTCGTGGGTACAAGGCCCTTGGAATTCCAACAGGACAGAGAGGCTCCCACAGTGTGTGCGCTCCACAGTGCGACTGGCCAGGGCCTTGTCCCCTGCCTTTGAACTGAGTCAGTGGAGCTCCACAGAATACTCTACGTGGGCGGAGAGCCGCTGGAAAGACATCCAAGCTCGGATATTCCTAATTGCCAGCAAAGAGCTTGAG TTCATCACGCTGATCGTGGGCTTCAGCACCCTTGTCTTCTCCCTCATCGTCACCTACTGCATCAATGCCAAAGCCGACGTCCTTTTCGTTGCTCCCCGAGAGCCAGGAGCTGTGTCTTACTGA